A region from the Sandaracinus amylolyticus genome encodes:
- a CDS encoding YkgJ family cysteine cluster protein, with amino-acid sequence MDRPDELDCLTCGACCRTGHDGRILVPAEDIVRWRRSGRDDVAEQLQPGHFGEMAFATDDHGACVHLGTPGAPNACAIYEIRGTTCREFERGSWQCLEFRRDHGIDPRA; translated from the coding sequence GTGGATCGCCCCGACGAGCTCGACTGTCTGACGTGTGGCGCGTGCTGCCGCACCGGGCACGACGGGCGCATCCTCGTGCCCGCCGAGGACATCGTGCGCTGGCGGCGAAGCGGTCGCGACGACGTCGCGGAGCAGCTCCAGCCGGGGCACTTCGGCGAGATGGCGTTCGCGACGGACGACCACGGCGCGTGCGTGCACCTCGGCACGCCCGGCGCGCCGAACGCGTGCGCGATCTACGAGATCCGCGGGACCACGTGTCGCGAGTTCGAGCGCGGCAGCTGGCAGTGCCTCGAGTTCCGACGCGATCACGGGATCGATCCGCGCGCTTGA
- a CDS encoding MATE family efflux transporter: MLELARLSWPIAISMLSFGVMTLVDTLFVGRLGPSALAGVGLAGTATFALLCFPMGLLRGVKVLVSQSVGADRRSELGAHLGAGLALAIALGIATLVLGQGLAQLLPHLAASTAAGENARTYLAIRVLGAPFVLAFVALREFRYGDGDTRSPMVAALVGNAANIALNWLMVIQLGWGVRGSAWATVIGHGVELGVVIAAQSRDGFPISITRARHALALWRIGVPTGLQFLLEMGSFALLTTIVSLLGEVQMAAHQIALQVIHFSFLPTIALGEAGSVLAGQAVGANEDGLVKRIAHVGLVGAALYTGACTLIFTLLGVPIIACFTDDVALATTALGLLRVAAFFQIADGAVVVARGVLRGAGDVRVPAMLGICTAWLCTPPLAWFLGRELGLGAFGGWIGLCTEILVLAVLCWIRVESGAWKPLAVESRARLEREAKDAPSSEPALAA, translated from the coding sequence ATGCTCGAGCTCGCACGGCTGTCGTGGCCGATCGCGATCTCGATGCTCTCGTTCGGTGTGATGACGCTGGTCGACACGCTCTTCGTCGGCCGGCTCGGTCCTTCGGCGCTCGCGGGCGTCGGGCTCGCAGGGACCGCGACGTTCGCGCTGCTGTGCTTCCCGATGGGCCTGCTGCGCGGCGTGAAAGTGCTCGTGTCGCAGTCGGTCGGCGCCGATCGACGCAGCGAGCTGGGCGCGCACCTCGGCGCCGGGCTCGCGCTCGCGATCGCGCTCGGGATCGCGACGCTCGTGCTCGGACAAGGGCTCGCGCAGCTCTTGCCGCACCTCGCCGCGTCGACCGCCGCGGGCGAGAACGCGCGCACGTACCTCGCGATCCGCGTGCTCGGCGCGCCGTTCGTGCTCGCGTTCGTCGCGCTGCGCGAGTTCCGCTACGGCGACGGCGACACGCGCTCGCCGATGGTCGCCGCGCTGGTCGGCAACGCCGCGAACATCGCGCTCAACTGGCTCATGGTGATCCAGCTGGGCTGGGGCGTGCGGGGCAGCGCGTGGGCCACGGTGATCGGTCACGGCGTCGAGCTCGGGGTCGTGATCGCGGCGCAGTCGCGCGACGGCTTCCCCATCTCGATCACGCGCGCACGTCACGCGCTCGCGCTGTGGCGCATCGGCGTGCCGACCGGGCTGCAGTTCCTGCTCGAGATGGGCAGCTTCGCGCTGCTGACGACGATCGTGTCGCTGCTCGGCGAGGTGCAGATGGCCGCGCACCAGATCGCGCTGCAGGTGATCCACTTCTCGTTCCTTCCGACGATCGCGCTCGGGGAAGCGGGCTCGGTGCTCGCCGGGCAAGCCGTCGGGGCGAACGAGGACGGGCTCGTGAAGCGCATCGCGCACGTCGGGCTCGTCGGCGCGGCGCTCTACACCGGCGCGTGCACGCTGATCTTCACGCTGCTCGGGGTGCCGATCATCGCGTGCTTCACCGACGACGTCGCGCTCGCGACGACCGCGCTCGGTCTGCTGCGCGTCGCTGCGTTCTTCCAGATCGCAGACGGCGCGGTGGTGGTCGCGCGCGGCGTGCTGCGCGGCGCGGGCGACGTGCGCGTGCCCGCGATGCTCGGCATCTGCACCGCGTGGCTCTGCACGCCGCCGCTCGCGTGGTTCCTCGGGCGCGAGCTCGGGCTCGGCGCGTTCGGCGGGTGGATCGGGCTCTGCACCGAGATCCTCGTGCTCGCGGTGCTCTGCTGGATCCGCGTGGAGAGCGGCGCGTGGAAGCCCCTGGCGGTCGAGTCGCGCGCGCGGCTCGAGCGCGAGGCGAAGGACGCGCCGTCGAGCGAGCCTGCGCTCGCGGCGTGA